Below is a genomic region from Triticum dicoccoides isolate Atlit2015 ecotype Zavitan chromosome 5A, WEW_v2.0, whole genome shotgun sequence.
TCTATataagagaaacaaaaaagagaaatgtaCCTGCATGAATCTCGATGCGGAGAATGGATGGCTAGATAAGAAATGTCTGGGTGCGGGTGCTCTAAAACATGTTTTCGATCCTACCACTCATCTCTTTCTCCTATCGGTTAANNNNNNNNNNNNNNNNNNNNNNNNNNNNNNNNNNNNNNNNNNNNNNNNNNNNNNNNNNNNNNNNNNNNNNNNNNNNNNNNNNNNNNNNNNNNNNNNNNNNNNNNNNNNNNNNNNNNNNNNNNNNNNNNNNNNNNNNNNNNNNNNNNNNNNNNNNNNNNNNNNNNNNNNNNNNNNNNNNNNNNNNNNNNNNNNNNNNNNNNNNNNNNNNNNNNNNNNNNNNNNNNNNNNGCAAAAAAAAAATTGGCTCACTTTCATATCTCACAGTCTGAATTTGAGGGGCACCATTGAATGGTGGGGTGTCCGTGAACCTATCCGGATGTGTCCGTGGAAATTTGACGATGGTCGTTTGGTGATACGCGTTGAAGGTGCCCTCACTCCCATCAACCAGCTTTCGTTTGGTCTGGGTGGGATTACTCTTTTGTAGGGCGAACTCTCTATAAATGCACCTGTACCGTTTGAGATAGAATCCAAGCGGCCGCCATTAACGCGCTACGCAGGGTGAGCTAGACGCCTTAGCTAGCAAGTAGCTCGTCGCTGCCAGTGCACGCAGAGGGAAGACGACGCGACTGAGGCCATGGCGTACTCTTGTTTGCCCTTGTATGCGGCTTCCTTTCTTGTAGTGCTTCTCGTTTTGCCTCTCATGGCAGTGGCATCTGCCGCCGCGCCCGCTGCCGAGACGAACTACGAGACCAAGTCCATGGACCCCGGCCTCGCCCTCATGACGCTGCCGCAGCCCGTGTCCGGCCCGGAGAGCCTCGCCTTCGACCGCCGCGGCGGTGGGCCTTACGCCGGCGTCTCCGACGGCCGCGTCTTCAAGTGGCGCGGCCGCCGCCTCGGCTGGACCGAGTTCGCGTACAACTTCAGACACAAGCAAGCATCGATCCTGTGCATCCATTGTACATACATGCACGTACGTAGTGGTCATAACCTTTGCACACCTGTGTGCGTTGGTGTCTTGTGCAGGAGCGTGGGGATGTGCGCGCCGAAGAAGAAGCTGGTGGTGCCGGAGAGTGTGTGCGGCCGACCGCTGGGGCTGCAGTTCCACCACGAGTCCGGCGACCTGTACGTCGCCGACGCCTACCTGGGGCTGTTGAGGGTGCCGGCGCGCGGTGGGCTGGTGCAGGTGGTGGCGACGGAAGCCGGCGGCGTGCCCTTCAACTTCCTCAACGGCCTGGACGTCGACCAGAAGAGCGGCGACGTCTACTTCACGGACAGCAGCAGCACATACCGAAGAAGGTGCATATAAATCTTGACATACACTAAAATTTATTTGACCAAATTTGCCGAAAATTGCGTCAATATATGTACTCTCTCCGACGTAAGTTGTATATTAAAATATATTTTATGATGAATTAATTTTTGAGAGAAAAAGGAAGTACTTGATTCACCGGGCTGTTAGTTAATTTTGTCTTGCTTTTGCAAAGTTATTACGATGCAGTATACCTTTTATAGAGGGCGTATGCATGACGGTCTTCCTGGTGTACATCGCAGCGAGTACCTACTGGTGGTGGCTCTGGGCGACGAGACCGGGCGGCTGCTCCGGTACGACCCGCGGACGCGCCGCGTCGCCGTGCTCCACGCCGGCCTGTCCTACCCGAACGGCGTGGCCGTGAGCGCGGACGGGTCGCACGTCGTGGTGTCGCACACGGCGCTGTCCGAGCTACGCCGGTACTGGGTGCGCGGGCCCAAGGCCGGCAGGAACGAGACGTTCGCGGAGCTGCCGGGGTTCCCGGACAACGTGCGCTCGGACGGGCGGGGCGGGTACTGGGTGGCGCTGACTCACGGTGGCGACGACGGCGTCGCCGCGCCGACGGTGGCCGTGAGGGTGGGCCGTGACCGCGCCGTGGAGGAGGCGCTGGGCGGGTTCAGCTTCGAGACGGTGAGCGAGGTGGGCGAGCGGAACGGCACGCTCTGGGTCGGCTCCGTCGACACGCCCTACGCCGGCGAGCTCAAAAGACACTAGTGCAGTGCTGCGGCTTCATGCATACGAACGCCGATCATCGTTCTCAATTCATCGATCGCCATTGATCGAATATGTACTCTGAACGAATTGTACGCGACGCTTTTGTGATGTAGTGTAATGTGTGTACGTGATGCGTACCGCACAAGTGCATGTGTATGGACTCGCAGTGATGGCATCAGTGTGTGGTTGCGATGGGGTTAGTACTACGTACCATATGTGTGTTCTTTGCAAAATATTTTCTGAACGGGCAGTTGTTTGGTGTGCATGCACTGCAGGTGCAATTCATTTCGTTGCCTAAACACTGTGTCCAGGTGCGGTGTAGGCCAGGAGTACTGAAGTACGGAGTAGTTGGCGTAGCAGAGGTCAAAGAAAACGCCTGGATCAGGTAGATGGCCGCTGGTCTCTGCCAGTGCAATCAATCGCCATGCAAGAGGCCACGTCCATGGGCCCATGTGGCGTTAGTGCACGTATCTAGCGCTGATCCCAAACCGGACATTGCATCCTTTCCTGAACCCGTGCGGACCGGTGTCTGGACATGTTGATACAGAAACCGGTCATCCATCAATATTTCTTAAATGTACGTTTTTATTAACTTAAAAAAATAATCCATTCCATCGAATCATGCATTAATCATTATATAACACCAACGCGTGATTAGTACTAGCTTTGTTTCACTAAACTCTCATTTTACCAAGCACTTGAAAGGAAAAGGTGGCACGTTTTGGAGAAAGCCTTCCATCAAGTGGCGGAAGCTACTAATCCAAGTGTTCAAGTGTTGGCGAAAGATTTCACCAACAGCCTGTTTGGTAAACACTTGGGTATGGGAATGTAAGTTTGAACAAAGGTGTTTATAAAGAAATTAGGCATGGGAAGTAGATTTTTACTCTCATTTCCTTGTTTGGCATATGATGGGAATTGGCGTGGGATAGAACTTTACTCGCGAATTAACAGGGTATCCCTAGGAAGAAATCGGTGGAAATTGACTTCCTCAACTCTCAATCCTTTTTCCACTTAAACTCCCATTCCCTCTAATCAAACGCAACATGTTTGGCAATATTTGGAAAAAGGCATAGGAGTTTAGAGCATGGAGTTGGGTCGAAATTAGACATGGGATAAGGTGTTTTCTTCCCAATCCTCTGTTTGGTGCGTGATAGGAGTTATGTGTGAGAATTTGAGAAGAAATTAAACTCCCTTGTTTGGTTCATGAGAATTGACATGGGACTAGACAGGAAAGTTAGGATGAACGATTAAGATTGACTCACTTAAACAATTGCCTTCCAACTCCCACCCCCTCCCTTGTTAATAAAAAGGTGGGAGTTGGAGTCTCAAGTCCCATGCCTCTTCCCTTGTGAATTCCCAATATCTCCAACCAAACAATAGATTTGAAGTCGCATACCCCTTCAATTCCATTCCCTTGCTCTAATTACCCCCAACCAAACACGCTGCAGTGGACTTTTAATCTCCTTACCCCTCAACTCCCATTCCCCATCTCTAATTTTCCCGAACCAAACACGCTGCAAGTGTCAGCGCAAGCCTTTCACCAAatactaagagcaactccaacgcgccgacccagaCGGACACGCGTTTTGTCTGTttttcgtccgtttgggtcggccatgCGCACCTACGCGTTCGCATTTTCATATGGGTCGGCAGGTGCGTCCAACGAAAGACGGACCCAAATTTGCTGGTGTAGAAAAAAAACAAGTCGCAGaaataaacataattaaacattaaAGTGGCTGGTCAACCGCCGACCAAAGTCCACTTAAACCTAATTAAACATTACTCTAATAAAAACATTAAAAAGTCTGCGCCCGCACGCTACCGTAGACGTCCTCCGCCTTGCCTTTGCCCTTGACGTCACCATCACCgccggtgaggtcgatgaagacgggAGCAGAGCCAGCCCACCCAAACGTTGCTTGGtacgctgccaaggcagcctcctcCGGCGTCTGCTGAGTCGCCGGCATTGCGGCTAGCTGGGCGCGCTCATCCTCCTCAAGCCGCAGCGCCTCCGTGTCGCGATGCAACTCCCAAAGCATCTGTcgctcgccgttggccgcctcctaGGCAAGCCAGTGCGCCTTCCAGCGCTCAAGGTGGGCCGCCTGCTCCTCCGGCGTCGTGGCGTAGTGGACCGGAGTGCGCTCACCCACTCGCGGTACGCGCCGGTCCACCTGTAGGACTCCTCtggccaagtgggtggaggcggcgAGCGCTTCCGCGTCGGCTCCGGCTCCGTCTTGGGCTCGACgatgggcggcggcggaggtgagtCGAAGAGCAAGGCGTGGACGGAGTCCCCTGCCGCTGACAAGGCGAGGGCGCGGTCCATCCCATCCCATTGGGCCTCCTCCTCGATCCTGCTCGCCTCCAGCGCCTGCTGCAGGGCTAGCTCGAGGGCGGCTTGGTACGCCGCCTCTTCGTCCTGCTCGCGCAGCAGAACCTCAGGTGACAACGGAGGAATGTCGTGGTCGACGTGGACGCCCTGGCGGCGCTCCTCCTCATGCTCTAGCGCGAACCAGCGCTCCCAGTTGGGGGATTCTGGCGCGTAGACACGCATCCGCCGCTACTCCAGAGTGAGGGCCTCGCGATGCTGGTGAACCTCCTCGATGTGTGCCCGCGAAGTGCGTGGCATTGCCGGAATCGGGATCCGCTACAGATCCAGATGCCAGCCGTGAGGCAGGTTGACATCTGGATACTGCAGTGGCCGATGTAGTGGCCGGCGGTACTGCCAGTGCCACAgcctctggtggactggtatgtacAGATGTTGCCACTCCGGTGGCGAGCCGCGTCTAGGAGGCGGCGGCGAAAGAGCCGGCGAGCCATGGGAAGAGCTCGCACCGGGGGTCAGCTTCCCCCTCCCCTTGCCACCGAAAAAACCCATGGTGGTTTGGGCTTGCTAGGGTTCCTGGTCACCGGTGAGGGAGCACGGTGTGGCCAGATGTGGACGGGCATTGGAAGTGGATGAGGCCGGCCCTGCCGCACGCTTCCATTAAAAAGGACGGGCTCACGGACCTTCCACACGCTGCCAAGTGGGCCCTGAGGTAGGTGCTGGCATTTAATAAGACGTGGGTGGTGGTTGGGCGACCGACTAGTGGGATCACGGCGGACATCGAGGGGAGGCGCGGCACGTCCGCGTCGCGTCCGCTCCGACGCATTTCAGGCGCAATTTTGGGCTTGAAATGGGTCCGCGCAGATGCCAGCCGGGCGGATTTTGGGAATGGGTCAGCGCATTGGGCCGGCGTTTTTGTCCGCGCCGACTCAAACGGACGTGGGCAGATGAAATGGACCTCCCCTTTGGGGTTTCTCTAATGCATGAATTAGTAGCTTTCTGCGCCCAGCAtttgaagaagaaa
It encodes:
- the LOC119299517 gene encoding protein STRICTOSIDINE SYNTHASE-LIKE 10-like; its protein translation is MAYSCLPLYAASFLVVLLVLPLMAVASAAAPAAETNYETKSMDPGLALMTLPQPVSGPESLAFDRRGGGPYAGVSDGRVFKWRGRRLGWTEFAYNFRHKSVGMCAPKKKLVVPESVCGRPLGLQFHHESGDLYVADAYLGLLRVPARGGLVQVVATEAGGVPFNFLNGLDVDQKSGDVYFTDSSSTYRRSEYLLVVALGDETGRLLRYDPRTRRVAVLHAGLSYPNGVAVSADGSHVVVSHTALSELRRYWVRGPKAGRNETFAELPGFPDNVRSDGRGGYWVALTHGGDDGVAAPTVAVRVGRDRAVEEALGGFSFETVSEVGERNGTLWVGSVDTPYAGELKRH